Proteins encoded within one genomic window of Suricata suricatta isolate VVHF042 chromosome 17, meerkat_22Aug2017_6uvM2_HiC, whole genome shotgun sequence:
- the CD300LF gene encoding CMRF35-like molecule 1 isoform X3: MKMMAPRNGSSPISGPVAVRGLVGGSLTVQCHYEPGWETYKKWWCRGAKWSKCHILVKTNGSEQEAKNNQVSIQDNQKNYTFTVTMEKLKETDADTYWCGIERSVTDLGVSVKVTIDPAPTTVPTTTSNAQMSTAPAETKGPPTMSSHHSSARADSINLSILLPLIFGVLLLLLVAASLLALRMMKQQKKAAEPSPEKVLQPPEGDLCYANLTLQPTGTSHGSSQKKVCTKSSSSDLENQQEVDYVTMAPFPKENVSYAALSWEFLDQEPTYSNTDVFFTHVPSRNHEEPIRYSTVRRP; the protein is encoded by the exons atgaaaatgatggcTCCAAGAAATG GCTCATCTCCCATCTCGGGTCCAGTAGCAGTCAGAGGCCTGGTGGGGGGCTCACTGACTGTGCAGTGTCACTATGAACCTGGGTGGGAGACCTACAAGAAGTGGTGGTGTCGAGGAGCCAAGTGGAGTAAATGTCACATCCTTGTTAAAACCAACGGATCAGAGCAGGAAGCAAAGAATAACCAAGTGTCCATCCAGGACAACCAGAAAAACTACACATTTACTGTGACCATGGAGAAGCTCAAGGAAACTGATGCAGATACTTACTGGTGTGGGATTGAGAGATCTGTAACTGACCTTGGGGTCAGTGTCAAAGTGACCATCGACCCAG CACCAACTACAGTGCCCACCACCACTTCGAACGCCCAAATGTCCACAGCACCAGCAGAGACCAAAGGCCCCCCGACTATGAGCAGCCATCACTCCAGTGCCAG GGCTGACTCCATTAACCTCAGCATCCTGCTTCCCCTCATCTTTGGCGTGTTGCTGCTTCTCCTGGTGGCGGCCTCGCTCTTGGCTTTGAGAAtgatgaagcagcagaagaaag ctGCTGAGCCATCCCCAGAGAAG GTGCTCCAGCCCCCAGAGGGGGACCTTTGCTATGCAAACCTGACCTTGCAGCCAACCGGAACCTCCCACGGCTCCTCCCAGAAGAAGGTCTGCACAAAGTCGTCCTCCTCTGACCTGGAAAACCAGCAGGAAGTGGATTATGTCACCATG GCCCCCTTTCCAAAGGAGAACGTTTCCTACGCAGCTCTGTCTTGGGAGTTTCTGGATCAGGAACCAACCTACAGCAACACAGACGTCTTCTTCACCCATGTTCCCAGCAGGAACCATGAGGAGCCCATAAGATACAGCACCGTCAGGAGGCCTTAG
- the CD300LF gene encoding CMRF35-like molecule 1 isoform X1: protein MIICSITAVFLSVMVELVTALPTASVSICVFTPHHSCQRGSSPISGPVAVRGLVGGSLTVQCHYEPGWETYKKWWCRGAKWSKCHILVKTNGSEQEAKNNQVSIQDNQKNYTFTVTMEKLKETDADTYWCGIERSVTDLGVSVKVTIDPAPTTVPTTTSNAQMSTAPAETKGPPTMSSHHSSARADSINLSILLPLIFGVLLLLLVAASLLALRMMKQQKKAAEPSPEKVLQPPEGDLCYANLTLQPTGTSHGSSQKKVCTKSSSSDLENQQEVDYVTMAPFPKENVSYAALSWEFLDQEPTYSNTDVFFTHVPSRNHEEPIRYSTVRRP, encoded by the exons ATGATTATTTGCTCCATAACCGCCGTTTTCCTTTCTGTGATGGTTGAACTGGTTACGGCCCTGCCGACAGCTTCCGTGAGTATCTGCGTCTTCACGCCACATCACTCATGTCAGCGAG GCTCATCTCCCATCTCGGGTCCAGTAGCAGTCAGAGGCCTGGTGGGGGGCTCACTGACTGTGCAGTGTCACTATGAACCTGGGTGGGAGACCTACAAGAAGTGGTGGTGTCGAGGAGCCAAGTGGAGTAAATGTCACATCCTTGTTAAAACCAACGGATCAGAGCAGGAAGCAAAGAATAACCAAGTGTCCATCCAGGACAACCAGAAAAACTACACATTTACTGTGACCATGGAGAAGCTCAAGGAAACTGATGCAGATACTTACTGGTGTGGGATTGAGAGATCTGTAACTGACCTTGGGGTCAGTGTCAAAGTGACCATCGACCCAG CACCAACTACAGTGCCCACCACCACTTCGAACGCCCAAATGTCCACAGCACCAGCAGAGACCAAAGGCCCCCCGACTATGAGCAGCCATCACTCCAGTGCCAG GGCTGACTCCATTAACCTCAGCATCCTGCTTCCCCTCATCTTTGGCGTGTTGCTGCTTCTCCTGGTGGCGGCCTCGCTCTTGGCTTTGAGAAtgatgaagcagcagaagaaag ctGCTGAGCCATCCCCAGAGAAG GTGCTCCAGCCCCCAGAGGGGGACCTTTGCTATGCAAACCTGACCTTGCAGCCAACCGGAACCTCCCACGGCTCCTCCCAGAAGAAGGTCTGCACAAAGTCGTCCTCCTCTGACCTGGAAAACCAGCAGGAAGTGGATTATGTCACCATG GCCCCCTTTCCAAAGGAGAACGTTTCCTACGCAGCTCTGTCTTGGGAGTTTCTGGATCAGGAACCAACCTACAGCAACACAGACGTCTTCTTCACCCATGTTCCCAGCAGGAACCATGAGGAGCCCATAAGATACAGCACCGTCAGGAGGCCTTAG
- the CD300LF gene encoding CMRF35-like molecule 1 isoform X2, whose protein sequence is MPFLLLFLFLFGLAGSSPISGPVAVRGLVGGSLTVQCHYEPGWETYKKWWCRGAKWSKCHILVKTNGSEQEAKNNQVSIQDNQKNYTFTVTMEKLKETDADTYWCGIERSVTDLGVSVKVTIDPAPTTVPTTTSNAQMSTAPAETKGPPTMSSHHSSARADSINLSILLPLIFGVLLLLLVAASLLALRMMKQQKKAAEPSPEKVLQPPEGDLCYANLTLQPTGTSHGSSQKKVCTKSSSSDLENQQEVDYVTMAPFPKENVSYAALSWEFLDQEPTYSNTDVFFTHVPSRNHEEPIRYSTVRRP, encoded by the exons GCTCATCTCCCATCTCGGGTCCAGTAGCAGTCAGAGGCCTGGTGGGGGGCTCACTGACTGTGCAGTGTCACTATGAACCTGGGTGGGAGACCTACAAGAAGTGGTGGTGTCGAGGAGCCAAGTGGAGTAAATGTCACATCCTTGTTAAAACCAACGGATCAGAGCAGGAAGCAAAGAATAACCAAGTGTCCATCCAGGACAACCAGAAAAACTACACATTTACTGTGACCATGGAGAAGCTCAAGGAAACTGATGCAGATACTTACTGGTGTGGGATTGAGAGATCTGTAACTGACCTTGGGGTCAGTGTCAAAGTGACCATCGACCCAG CACCAACTACAGTGCCCACCACCACTTCGAACGCCCAAATGTCCACAGCACCAGCAGAGACCAAAGGCCCCCCGACTATGAGCAGCCATCACTCCAGTGCCAG GGCTGACTCCATTAACCTCAGCATCCTGCTTCCCCTCATCTTTGGCGTGTTGCTGCTTCTCCTGGTGGCGGCCTCGCTCTTGGCTTTGAGAAtgatgaagcagcagaagaaag ctGCTGAGCCATCCCCAGAGAAG GTGCTCCAGCCCCCAGAGGGGGACCTTTGCTATGCAAACCTGACCTTGCAGCCAACCGGAACCTCCCACGGCTCCTCCCAGAAGAAGGTCTGCACAAAGTCGTCCTCCTCTGACCTGGAAAACCAGCAGGAAGTGGATTATGTCACCATG GCCCCCTTTCCAAAGGAGAACGTTTCCTACGCAGCTCTGTCTTGGGAGTTTCTGGATCAGGAACCAACCTACAGCAACACAGACGTCTTCTTCACCCATGTTCCCAGCAGGAACCATGAGGAGCCCATAAGATACAGCACCGTCAGGAGGCCTTAG